In Rhizobium sp. CIAT894, the genomic window CAGCGCATCGCCATTGCCCGCGCCATCCTGAAGAATGCCCCCGTGCTGCTGCTCGACGAAGCGACCTCCGCACTTGACGCCGAAAGCGAGACGCTGGTGCAGAAGGCACTCGACGGGCTGGTGGACGGCCGCACGACGCTGGTCATCGCCCATCGCCTGGCAACCGTGTTGAAGGCCGACCGCATCCTCGTCATGGATCAGGGCCGTGTCGTCGAAGAGGGCACGCATCAGAGCCTGATCCGCCACGGCGGCATCTATGCACGGCTGGCGAAACTGCAATTCGATGCAGCCAACGAGGACGTGCTCGCCGCCGCGAAATAGCCGGCGGCTCTTCTCCTGCAGACCGCGACTAAAGTCTGAGCCCGATTGCGCTCCCTGCGGTTGTCTTTCGCACCTCCCGCCCTACCCTCTTCATTCCCCGGGGTGGGGATATTGCCGTTGAAATTCTTGGGAGGAGATAGGAATGGCGCTTTCCGATATGACGCGACGCATGGGCCTTGCGCTCGCTCTTGGCCTGACTGCAACGATCGGTATCGGCATGTCTGCCACGGCTGCGGATTTCCCCGATCGCGCAATCACCATGGTCGTGCCCTTTGCAGCGGGCGGCTCGACCGATGTCGTTGCCCGCATCGTCGCGCAGAAGATGTCGGAAGATCTCGGCCAGCAAGTGATTGTCCAGAACGTTGCCGGCGCCGGCGGCAATCTCGGCGCCGGCAACGTCGCCCGCGCCGAACCTGACGGCTACACCATTCTGATGGGCACCGTCGCAACCCACGCCCTCAACCCGCTGATCCTCAAATCGACCCCCTATGATCCCGAGAAGGATTTCGCGCCGGTCTCGCTGCTTGTCGTCGTGCCGAACGTGCTGGTCGTCAATCCGCAATTGCCGGCGAAGACCGTGCCGGAACTGATCGCGCTGCTGAAGGCCGAGCCCGATAAATACAGCTACGCCTCGTCGGGCAACGGCACGCCGCTGCATCTGTCCGGCGAACTGTTCAAGTCCATGGCCGGTGTCAGCATGCAGCATATTCCCTATAAAGGCGCCGGCCCGGCCTTGAACGATGTCATCGGCAACCAGGTGCCGATCATGTTCGATAACCTGCCCTCGTCATCGAGCCATATCAAGGCTGGCACTTTGCGGGCGCTGGCGGTAACCACGGCCGCGCGCGCGCCCTCCTTCCCCGACGTGCCGACGGTCGCCGAGTCAGGCATACCGGGTTACGAGACCTATACCTGGAATGCGCTTTTCGCCCCGGCCAAGACGCCGAACGAGGTCGTCATGCGTCTCAACGCCTCGGCCAGCAAGGCGCTTAAAGACCCCGCCGTTGCCGAACGGATGAAAGAATTCAGCGCCACCATTGTCGGCTCGACACCGGATGAACTCGCCGCCCATGTGAAGGCCGAACTCGCCAAATGGGGACCGGTGGTGAAGGGCGCAAACATCCAGATGGAATGATGCCGGCGGCGGCACAGGCGCCTTCGCTTGCGGCCGATGGGAACAGTGACAATTGGACGCTAGAACAGGATGATTTTAGGCCGGTTGGCCTAAAATCTGAATCCTGTTCTAAATTAAAAAGCTAGAGCATGATGTTGTCCGAAAACCGCGCACACTTTTCGGCATCATGCTCTAAGCAGCCAATTCTAATTAAGGCAGTGGAAAAGCTCGCCATTTTGATCTAGCCTCCCTGACGCTGATGGTTGCAATTCAGCGTTTC contains:
- a CDS encoding tripartite tricarboxylate transporter substrate binding protein, producing the protein MALSDMTRRMGLALALGLTATIGIGMSATAADFPDRAITMVVPFAAGGSTDVVARIVAQKMSEDLGQQVIVQNVAGAGGNLGAGNVARAEPDGYTILMGTVATHALNPLILKSTPYDPEKDFAPVSLLVVVPNVLVVNPQLPAKTVPELIALLKAEPDKYSYASSGNGTPLHLSGELFKSMAGVSMQHIPYKGAGPALNDVIGNQVPIMFDNLPSSSSHIKAGTLRALAVTTAARAPSFPDVPTVAESGIPGYETYTWNALFAPAKTPNEVVMRLNASASKALKDPAVAERMKEFSATIVGSTPDELAAHVKAELAKWGPVVKGANIQME